The following coding sequences are from one Psychrobacter sp. AH5 window:
- a CDS encoding trehalose-6-phosphate synthase: MNRLIVLSNRVTLPDNQPMAGGLAVALQDILQGSSVIWMGWNGKVVKGHNDGTDNDFSIYNNATLTNTKPSPTTKCLTYMTTPFTHAQYQQFYCGFANNVLWLLLHERPELISQAADDYLGYQEVNRLFAQQIKQIIEPDDVIWVHDYHFLSVAYYCRKLGISNRIGLFLHIPFAPLSFWQLLEQSAELIAHLSHYDVLGTQTEHDKTNCLAVLQHYLKERLLPNRLLADLPINTYSTKDDFIDAYRSAVNELLIRLEVRAQHSLIVKAYPIGVNVSKIQQQVAHLWSSSTSSIKANKQTIKPATQQIIAVDRIDYSKGLLKRFSAYRAFLQHYPHYKNQLQLLQTACPSRLDLPAYQRLYDKVRRAITEVNQQFSPHACTPNSLKADTVSANKAVDWQAIDYSEQVLDHKALMGLFSQSDVGWVNSLKDGMNLVAKEYIAAQNPDNPGVLLLSRYAGAAEQMQEALIIDPLQIESMIQGLRVALTMPLVERQARYQKLLQGLQTDNLQAWQQRFLEDLYNPSPYQNQTQSLGAQQSPLPESQ, translated from the coding sequence ATGAACCGCTTAATTGTCTTATCTAACCGGGTAACCCTACCTGACAATCAGCCTATGGCAGGCGGGCTTGCAGTAGCGCTGCAAGATATTTTACAAGGAAGCTCAGTGATTTGGATGGGCTGGAATGGCAAGGTTGTAAAGGGCCATAATGACGGTACTGACAATGACTTTAGTATTTATAATAATGCAACTTTAACAAATACTAAGCCGTCACCTACCACCAAGTGTCTAACTTATATGACCACCCCTTTTACCCATGCGCAATATCAGCAATTTTACTGTGGATTTGCCAATAATGTGCTGTGGCTGCTATTGCATGAACGCCCTGAACTAATAAGCCAGGCGGCTGATGACTATCTAGGCTACCAAGAGGTGAACCGGCTTTTTGCGCAGCAAATCAAACAGATCATTGAGCCTGATGATGTGATTTGGGTGCATGATTATCATTTTTTGAGCGTGGCTTATTATTGCCGAAAGCTTGGAATCAGCAATCGTATAGGCTTGTTTTTACATATTCCCTTTGCGCCCCTAAGCTTTTGGCAACTGCTTGAGCAAAGCGCTGAGCTGATTGCTCACCTTAGTCATTATGATGTGCTTGGCACCCAGACTGAGCACGATAAGACCAACTGTCTGGCGGTTTTGCAACATTATTTAAAAGAGCGCTTATTACCAAACCGTCTTTTAGCTGATTTACCTATCAATACTTACTCTACAAAAGATGATTTTATTGATGCCTATCGATCAGCGGTTAACGAGCTGTTGATCCGTTTAGAGGTAAGAGCTCAGCATTCGCTCATTGTTAAGGCTTATCCCATCGGCGTCAATGTGTCAAAGATACAGCAACAGGTCGCTCATTTGTGGTCGTCTTCAACATCATCTATCAAAGCCAATAAGCAAACTATCAAGCCTGCTACTCAGCAGATCATCGCGGTAGATCGAATCGATTACTCCAAAGGCTTATTAAAGCGTTTTTCGGCGTATCGCGCTTTTTTGCAGCACTATCCTCACTATAAAAACCAGCTACAACTGCTACAAACTGCCTGTCCTAGTCGTTTAGACTTGCCAGCTTATCAGCGCCTCTACGATAAAGTGAGACGGGCTATCACTGAGGTGAATCAGCAATTTTCACCTCATGCATGTACGCCTAATAGCCTTAAAGCGGACACGGTTAGCGCTAATAAAGCAGTTGATTGGCAAGCGATTGACTATAGCGAGCAGGTACTAGATCACAAGGCGTTGATGGGCTTATTTTCGCAAAGCGATGTGGGCTGGGTGAACTCGCTTAAAGATGGCATGAACTTGGTCGCCAAAGAGTATATTGCCGCGCAAAATCCTGACAATCCTGGCGTGTTGTTACTCTCACGTTATGCAGGAGCCGCTGAGCAAATGCAAGAGGCGCTCATTATCGATCCGCTGCAAATCGAGAGTATGATTCAAGGGTTAAGGGTAGCTCTAACCATGCCCCTAGTTGAGCGCCAAGCTCGCTATCAAAAACTGCTACAAGGGCTACAAACAGATAACCTGCAAGCTTGGCAACAACGGTTTTTAGAGGATTTATACAACCCCAGCCCTTATCAGAACCAGACCCAAAGCTTGGGAGCGCAGCAAAGCCCACTACCTGAATCACAATGA